GAAAGTATCTCTCGGCCTGCGCGTATGCAAAGAGGTCCAGGTTGCGATCCCCGGCACGGACGGCCCACAAAATGGCCTCCTCGTCGCCGTCGCTTTCCAAATAGTGATTTGCTACGCGGTCGGTCTCCTGGCCTTCGCTCCTCCCCGACCGACCGGCGAGAAAGGATGCGATTCTTCCATGCCGTTCCCGCCGATCCTTCTCCGTCAACGTGTTTCGGATGGCATCGAAGACAAGATCGTGATGAAAGCGAAAGATCCGCTGGGGAAAAACGCTCTGTTCCTCGAAATAATTCCGCTCCAGGAGTTCATTGCATATCTCTTTAGGATTCTCGAATCCGATCTGTAGAAGAAACTCCTCGAGTTCGTCCGCGTTCAGCGAAACACCGAACAGCGCCGCCGACCTTAGGACCTCCCGATAACTCTCGGAAAGCTTGTCGAATCTGGCGGCGATCAACGAATGAAGCGTCGGCGGCAAAGCCACAAGATCCTGTCGTGACGCTCGAAGTATTTTTTTGTCGTCATCCGTCGTTTGAATCTCCACGACCTTCTGGTCGAGCCATTGACGTAAGATCTCTTCAATAAAGAGCGGATTCCCAAGCGATGCGCGAACCAAAAGCTCGCGAAGTTTGGCCGAGACCCGGTCGATCTCCAAAGCCGTACAGATGAACCGATCGATATCGTCCTTGGACAAGGGCTTTAAGAAAATCTCATTGTAATTGAGCCGGCGGTTCCAGCTTCCCGACACACCCGGCCGGTGAATCAGGACCAAAAGGAGGCGGAGGTGTTCGATCCCATCCAATAAAGACTCCAGAAGCTCGAACGATCTTGGATCGGCCCAGTGGAGGTCCTCAATTGCAATCACGAGAGGGGTGGTCGCGGCTTGGCGAAGGAGGGAGCGAACCGACTGAAACAATCCCAAACGAATCTGCTCGTCCGTATACGAAGCGAATCGCTCGATCTTGCGATCCGGCTCCAATAAGAGGCGAAGGTAATCCACCTCTACGTCGCTTAAAGACCATTGTTTCAGCGTATCCGATGTACCTTTAGAGATGGCGGCGACAATCTGCTGAAAGGCGTGATATGGCCGCTCGGTTCCGTGAAGGATAAAACTTCCCTCTGCGTACGGAATATTCCGCTCGGCTACAATCTGTCGCAGAGAATGAACGAGGCGGGTCTTGCCGATCCCCGCGTCGCCGACGATTCCGAGAATCTGCCCCTGGTCTTGAGACATCTGGTCGATGAGTTCGGCAAAGCGAGCCACTTCCGCGCTTCGGCCGATTAACGGCATCTGCCGGGCACGAATGCCTCGAACGCGTGCGGGCCGCTTTCGTTCACCACGCAGATAGAAGAGTTCGCCGTCGTCCTCTTCCACGCGTTCCAAAAGGAAGCGGCGATCGTAAATCTTGGCCAGGTCAGGGGACACGAGCGCCTCTCCCTGCCGCACCAGAGATATCTCGTTTCCAAATTCAGCGGTCCAGTCGAACTTGGCTTCGGTGGCGGAAACCTCGGCTTGGAGTTCTTTCACAACGATTTTCCGCCCCGTATTGAGGAGCGAAGAAGCGAGAAGGAGCGCGTGTTCGGCGTCGTCCTCCTGGCGAGCCGGTAGTCCGAAAATAACAGCGCCTTTCGAGTCCCCCGACGGCACCCATGACCCGGACGAAGAATCCGGCGGCGGCGTGGGGCCTTGAATCCCGACGGCGATCAGGCGGCGGCGTTCCATGTTTAGTCCGATCTCGACTCCCTTTTTCCTGTTACACTGAAAAGACTTTCCTTACAAACGCTTAGGAAGGTCTTGGGAAATTGATACGATAAAATGTGCGTTGCCGGTCATTGACACGTCAGGAAGGCAATCGCTGGTATCGCCAGTACGCATTCTTACTGGAGTTCCGTGAAACGAAAGCGCAGGCCCAACGAATTTCTGCGAAATCCCTTATTCCTCGGTTAAGCCACCCTCCTGGCTCGGATCTTTGGCCCGCTCCCCATCGCCTGTCCCCGCTGCGGCCAGAACATGAAGCTTCTCTCCTGTGAAACCGATCACACCGTCCCGACTCCTTGCCCGATTTCTGTGCGGGGCTCCCTCTTTCATCCTTCAATACGGCCCCCAGATATTCAAAAGTTCGTCCAACGCGTCGTGGTTTCTCGGTTTCCTTGTCAAACTTGCTCGTTTCTACGATTCTGTAACCCGAAAACGGAGGGGATTTCCGCGTGAGTGACAAAAAAATTCTTAAGAAAATCCTTGAAGGCTCAAAAAATATCCGTTTCAACGAATTCCGCTCTTTAATTGAAGCCTATGGTTTTCGTCTTTCGAGGATCTCCGGGAGCCATCATATTTTTACCCATTCAGACGTACAAGAGCTTGTAAACATTCAGGAAGTTTCCGGCCAAGCGAAGCCCTATCAAATTCGCCAGTTCATGAAACTCGTGGAGAGGTATAATCTAAAGATAAAAGGCAAATAAAAATGTCCGACTACCATATTAATATATTCTACAGCGAGGATGATGAAGGATACATCGCAGATATTCCTGACCTTGAAGCTTGTTCCGCGTTTGGAAAAACTCCAACGGAAGCTTTGGCTCAGGTGGAAATCGCGAAAAAAGCGTGGCTCGACGCCGCACGAGCAGAGGGAAAATCTATCCCCACACCCAAATATCGACCCGTGATCTATCAGGTCGCATAATTCACCGTTCTGTGTGATTGATGGGTCGTGTGAAAGTTGCGAGTCAGCCTTGTTCGACTACCGGCCTGCGAGCTTTCCGGCCTGACATCACCTCTTCTTTGATTTTCACAGCCTTGGGAACCAGTTTCTCGGCTCTTGCTCGCTTTAGAGCAGAGCGGAAGTCTTTTAAAGCCTGGCCAGGAGATTTGATGCTGATGATAAGTTCTTTCATATCGTCACTCCTAAATGTTCGCGTACAAGTCGGGACTTGCGGTTCTCAATACGTCCGAGCGAACAAATCGTACGGCCCGGCCTTTTCGACCTTCGCCCGCACAAACGTCCCGGGGCGCATGGATGCACCGGCTACGAACACCTGCCCGTCGATATCCAGCGCCTGCCCCTCGGTCCGACCGACATGGCTGTACCCGTTCGGCGATTCAAGCGCGCGATCGATGAGTACGTCGAACACGCGGCCCAACTTCTCCAGATTCTTGCGAGCTGAAATTTTTTGCGCAATCGCCATGATTCGGTTCCGGCGTTCTTTCTTTACCTTCGTCGGGATTTGTCCCGGCATTTTTGCAGCGGCGGTGCGCTCTTCCTGCGAATAGGTGAATACCCCGAGACGATTGAATTCATATTCCTTCACGAAGTCGACCAGGCGGCCGAATTGTTCGGCGCTTTCCCCCGGGAATCCGACGATGAGCGTCGTTCGAAGCGCCAGACCGGGAATGGAAGATTTCAACTTCTCCAGTAACCCGCGCACCTCCCGTTCATCCACCTTCCTTCGCATCGTCGCCAAGAGATCGCTGTCGATGTGTTGCAAGGGGATGTCCACATACTTGCAGATTTTTTCCGAGTTCGCGATGACGTCGATCAGGCCGTCGGTGAAATACATCGGGTAATTGTACAGCAGCCGAATCCATCGAATCCCGTCGATCTCAATGAGGCGGCGGAGAAGTTTTTCCAAATCCGTCCCGTCTCCGAGATCCAGGCCATACGCCGTGAGATCTTGGGCGATGAGCGAGAGTTCCACCGCCC
This is a stretch of genomic DNA from Bdellovibrionota bacterium. It encodes these proteins:
- a CDS encoding AAA family ATPase, translated to MERRRLIAVGIQGPTPPPDSSSGSWVPSGDSKGAVIFGLPARQEDDAEHALLLASSLLNTGRKIVVKELQAEVSATEAKFDWTAEFGNEISLVRQGEALVSPDLAKIYDRRFLLERVEEDDGELFYLRGERKRPARVRGIRARQMPLIGRSAEVARFAELIDQMSQDQGQILGIVGDAGIGKTRLVHSLRQIVAERNIPYAEGSFILHGTERPYHAFQQIVAAISKGTSDTLKQWSLSDVEVDYLRLLLEPDRKIERFASYTDEQIRLGLFQSVRSLLRQAATTPLVIAIEDLHWADPRSFELLESLLDGIEHLRLLLVLIHRPGVSGSWNRRLNYNEIFLKPLSKDDIDRFICTALEIDRVSAKLRELLVRASLGNPLFIEEILRQWLDQKVVEIQTTDDDKKILRASRQDLVALPPTLHSLIAARFDKLSESYREVLRSAALFGVSLNADELEEFLLQIGFENPKEICNELLERNYFEEQSVFPQRIFRFHHDLVFDAIRNTLTEKDRRERHGRIASFLAGRSGRSEGQETDRVANHYLESDGDEEAILWAVRAGDRNLDLFAYAQAERYFRAAVERWETTSPSSRSPLGELFVKWIEALRAIGDFEAVDKALERWKALGLGADPKTLGHYYSARSEVQQARANFADALGDLDVAIRHMKEGSAFADSLGAETKRLKMLWDSGRSNEQCQNDALDLLRRLGDDRPDLQFRIWVQMSILAWNTGQLPESFDYLKRAEALPSDRISPRDRINLHIRFAWNHDLNLDHPSALAHVNKAIQVAEESGLRDQYLMAMCNRGSLYSEVGEYVRALADYETVFREARILGNRQLEARSLIFQADVCLDVGALDEVETIIRRVETEYRVDEQPWLKSLLCRFRYLMAFYRGNVSEAVRLAREDLSNLARVGERLFYLLRYSALLRFETLQHSRPVSEILAEYLPLREEVRKMQMPRLQYSYHGTDYLLAAAGAGIIPPEPKSLNLRSLSAVWLQQMVYANAIRYLASKNEHGKSQSLLEEFRSVRLEMEQKIPLQFLAPFRNHPEFNPERILP
- a CDS encoding type II toxin-antitoxin system HicA family toxin, yielding MSDKKILKKILEGSKNIRFNEFRSLIEAYGFRLSRISGSHHIFTHSDVQELVNIQEVSGQAKPYQIRQFMKLVERYNLKIKGK
- a CDS encoding type II toxin-antitoxin system HicB family antitoxin — protein: MSDYHINIFYSEDDEGYIADIPDLEACSAFGKTPTEALAQVEIAKKAWLDAARAEGKSIPTPKYRPVIYQVA
- the rimO gene encoding 30S ribosomal protein S12 methylthiotransferase RimO, coding for MGPEKPQLKVGLISLGCPKNLVDSEVMLGLLKKEGCELTKDESQADVMIVNTCAFIEASKKESIETILDVARRKSDGSLKKLIVTGCLAQRYREELEKEMPEVDHFIGTGEFHRITEFTKVLPAFPPPRSAVDFPEYVYDYATPRISTLPRHTAYVKIAEGCSRTCSFCIIPRLRGPNRSRTIDSIAREVENLAAEGAVELSLIAQDLTAYGLDLGDGTDLEKLLRRLIEIDGIRWIRLLYNYPMYFTDGLIDVIANSEKICKYVDIPLQHIDSDLLATMRRKVDEREVRGLLEKLKSSIPGLALRTTLIVGFPGESAEQFGRLVDFVKEYEFNRLGVFTYSQEERTAAAKMPGQIPTKVKKERRNRIMAIAQKISARKNLEKLGRVFDVLIDRALESPNGYSHVGRTEGQALDIDGQVFVAGASMRPGTFVRAKVEKAGPYDLFARTY